The stretch of DNA GGGCTCGATGCCGGAAGGAGTGGGCGCGGGAATGGGTTGGGCGCGACCGGTCAGGCCGCGCTCGTCCCGCCGATCCACGTGCCGACCGGATGCAGGTCGCGCGTGAGCACGACCCAATCGGCGGCGCGGCCGACCTGCAACGTGCCGCGCTCTTGCGACAGCCGCAGGAACGCCGCGGGATAGGTCGCTGCCATCGCCGCGGCGATCTCGGGGGCTACGCCGAGGCGGTCGACGGTGTTGCGCACCGCCGCTGCCATGTCGAGATCGGAGCCCGCCAGCGTGCCGTCGGCGCCGACGCAGCGGCCACCCTCGACGTAAATCTCGCGACCCTGCAGCACGAACGACTTCTCGGCCGCACCGACGCAGGGCATCGCGTCGGATACCAGCATGAACCGGTCATGCGGCCGTGCGCGCAACGCGATCCGCAGAACCGCGTCATCGACATGGAAGCCGTCGACGATGATTCCGCAATACACCGCCTGATCGTCGAGCACCGCGCCGACCACGCCGGGGGCACGGTGGACGAGCGGTGACATGGCGTTGAACAGATGCGTCACGCCGGTGATGCCAGCGGCCATGCCGGCGCTCGCGGTGGCGTGATCGGCGTCGCTATGGCCGATGCTGATGAGCACGCCCGCCGCGGTCAGCGTCGCGATCTGCGCCGCAGTCACGCGCTCGGGCGCGAGCGTCACCATGACCCGGCCGAGGCGGGGACGAGTCAGCAGCGCGAGCAGCTCGTCGTCGAGATCCTGGAAGCGCGTGGGGTCGTGGATGCCCTTGCGCGCGGGGCTGATCACCGGCCCCTCGATATGGATGCCGAGCACGCCGGGGACGCCCGCGAGGATCGCCGCGTCGACCGCGTCGAGCGCGAGCGCGATCACGTCGGGCGTGTCGCTGATCAGTGTCGGCAGGAACGCGGTGGTGCCGAACGGACGATGCGCCGCGCCGATCGCGGCGATGCCCTCGACCGTGGGCGTATCGTTGAACAGCACGCCGCCGCCGCCGTTGACCTGCGTATCGACGAACCCCGGCATCAGCCAGCCGCCGTCGAGATCGATCGCCGTGGCGGACGAATCCTGGCTGTCGGACGCACCGATCCGCGCGATCCGCCCGTCCTCGACGACGATCGTCGCGTCGTTCAGCACGCCTGTGGGAGTGACCACATGGCCATTCGAAAACCGGAAGATCGTCATAGCGTGCGCGTCACCTTGCTGAGATGCGACGGTGCGTCGGGGTTGAACCCGCGCGCGAGGGAGAGGGCGTTGACCATGCG from Sphingomonas faeni encodes:
- the nagA gene encoding N-acetylglucosamine-6-phosphate deacetylase, with translation MTIFRFSNGHVVTPTGVLNDATIVVEDGRIARIGASDSQDSSATAIDLDGGWLMPGFVDTQVNGGGGVLFNDTPTVEGIAAIGAAHRPFGTTAFLPTLISDTPDVIALALDAVDAAILAGVPGVLGIHIEGPVISPARKGIHDPTRFQDLDDELLALLTRPRLGRVMVTLAPERVTAAQIATLTAAGVLISIGHSDADHATASAGMAAGITGVTHLFNAMSPLVHRAPGVVGAVLDDQAVYCGIIVDGFHVDDAVLRIALRARPHDRFMLVSDAMPCVGAAEKSFVLQGREIYVEGGRCVGADGTLAGSDLDMAAAVRNTVDRLGVAPEIAAAMAATYPAAFLRLSQERGTLQVGRAADWVVLTRDLHPVGTWIGGTSAA